One segment of Thermococcus profundus DNA contains the following:
- a CDS encoding PRC-barrel domain-containing protein, translating into MVMRLSRIYGKQIYNTKGNYVGYVDEVLIEIDSGHGKVLALALPGEKVGIPYERVMAIGDIILVKAREG; encoded by the coding sequence ATGGTGATGAGGCTCTCAAGGATATACGGCAAGCAGATATACAACACGAAGGGAAACTACGTGGGGTACGTTGACGAGGTTTTAATCGAGATAGACAGCGGGCACGGCAAGGTTCTGGCACTGGCCCTGCCGGGGGAGAAGGTCGGAATCCCCTACGAGAGGGTTATGGCGATAGGCGACATAATCCTCGTGAAGGCCAGAGAGGGTTAA
- a CDS encoding transcriptional regulator, whose amino-acid sequence MMTRRQRIISLLEEGDYSPSELAKALDMRGRGSIKIILEDLKAIQRTLKREGKVLLIKPAECRNCGFVFKPEIKVPSKCPRCKSEWIEEPRFKIVVRD is encoded by the coding sequence ATGATGACGAGAAGGCAGAGGATAATAAGCCTTTTGGAGGAAGGGGACTATTCACCCAGCGAGCTGGCCAAGGCCCTGGATATGAGGGGGAGGGGTTCCATCAAGATCATCCTCGAAGATCTCAAGGCGATACAGAGAACCCTCAAAAGGGAGGGGAAGGTTCTCCTCATAAAGCCCGCTGAGTGCCGGAACTGCGGCTTCGTTTTCAAGCCGGAGATCAAGGTGCCCTCTAAGTGCCCACGCTGTAAGTCGGAATGGATAGAAGAGCCAAGGTTCAAAATAGTGGTTAGGGATTAA
- a CDS encoding tRNA pseudouridine(54/55) synthase Pus10, translating into MIAEKAEKILEKHNLCNHCLGRLFASLGKGTNEDRGRAIRFVINMERSARGLPPIQEPEKCELCDNVFERIPGIVEDMKRAAEGVEFETFLVGSRFPDGVKDKEKVIWEEFGVDTAEPINREFNRELGKAFGRATGKDTSKSPDVVFIVEPYSGRIELQINPLYVYGRYRKLVRGIPQTPLPDFEESVASIICRPFSRITGGKCVFKGAGREDVDVRMLGNGRPFILEIKRPKRRKFDLKEIVREINESGKVEVLDLRFTTPDEAENVLSTPHRKEYLAFVLVEEGVTPEEAEEVAKKLRGLEVHQRTPWRVRKVRADKVRVRKVHDAEARWIDGKHFELRLVTDGGLYIKELISGDNGRTKPSVSDLLGKRAWCERLDVLNILD; encoded by the coding sequence ATGATAGCGGAAAAAGCCGAAAAAATCCTCGAAAAGCACAACCTCTGCAACCACTGCTTGGGAAGGCTCTTTGCCAGTCTCGGGAAGGGCACGAACGAGGATAGGGGGAGGGCTATACGTTTTGTGATCAACATGGAGAGATCGGCCAGGGGACTGCCTCCCATCCAGGAGCCAGAGAAGTGTGAGCTGTGTGATAACGTTTTCGAGAGAATCCCAGGAATTGTTGAGGACATGAAGAGAGCGGCGGAGGGAGTGGAATTTGAAACTTTCCTCGTGGGTTCAAGGTTTCCCGATGGGGTCAAAGATAAAGAGAAGGTCATCTGGGAAGAGTTCGGGGTAGACACTGCCGAGCCGATAAACCGCGAGTTCAACCGCGAGCTTGGAAAGGCCTTTGGAAGGGCAACGGGGAAGGACACTTCAAAAAGCCCAGATGTCGTTTTCATAGTCGAGCCGTATTCGGGCAGAATTGAGCTCCAGATAAACCCGCTGTATGTCTACGGACGCTACAGGAAGCTGGTGAGGGGCATTCCGCAGACGCCGCTTCCAGACTTCGAGGAGAGCGTTGCCTCAATAATCTGCCGCCCGTTTTCCAGGATAACAGGTGGGAAGTGCGTATTCAAAGGGGCAGGAAGGGAGGACGTTGACGTTAGAATGCTCGGCAACGGGAGGCCCTTCATCCTCGAGATAAAGCGTCCGAAGAGGAGAAAGTTTGACCTCAAAGAGATAGTGAGGGAGATCAACGAGAGCGGGAAAGTTGAGGTACTGGATTTGAGGTTCACGACTCCAGACGAAGCGGAGAATGTGCTCTCAACGCCGCACCGGAAGGAGTACCTCGCGTTCGTGCTCGTCGAGGAGGGCGTAACCCCCGAAGAAGCCGAAGAAGTGGCCAAAAAGCTCAGGGGACTCGAAGTCCACCAGAGGACACCATGGCGCGTGAGGAAGGTCAGGGCAGATAAGGTGAGGGTTAGGAAGGTCCACGACGCCGAAGCGAGGTGGATAGACGGGAAGCACTTCGAGCTGAGGCTCGTCACGGACGGGGGCCTTTACATCAAAGAACTGATCTCAGGTGATAACGGACGGACGAAGCCGAGCGTGAGCGACCTTCTAGGGAAGAGGGCGTGGTGCGAGAGGCTCGACGTTTTGAACATACTCGACTGA
- a CDS encoding 50S ribosomal protein L21e produces MVKKAHSFRRKTRGKLSKSPRRKGLPPLTRFLQEFEVGQKVHIVIEPSYHKGMPDPRFHGRTGTVVGKRGDAYIVQLTDGGKVKTFFIHPVHLRPQKG; encoded by the coding sequence ATGGTCAAGAAAGCGCACAGCTTCAGGAGGAAGACTCGCGGGAAGCTCAGCAAGAGCCCAAGGAGAAAGGGCCTTCCCCCACTCACCAGGTTCCTCCAGGAGTTTGAGGTCGGGCAGAAGGTTCACATAGTCATAGAGCCAAGCTACCACAAGGGCATGCCCGACCCGAGGTTCCACGGAAGGACCGGAACGGTCGTCGGCAAGCGCGGCGATGCCTACATCGTTCAGCTCACCGACGGGGGCAAGGTCAAGACCTTCTTCATCCACCCGGTTCACCTCAGGCCCCAGAAGGGATGA
- a CDS encoding RNA polymerase Rpb4 family protein, whose translation MIGRKKIEEHYLTLSETKEILERRRAQGIEENPEEPMFYEARVSLEHAERFAKLKPEQARELKEKLLDLFEWMDERIAAKLVDLLPEDYFDIRVIFAKEEYMPTREEAEEIIKLLDEYRPVE comes from the coding sequence ATGATCGGGAGGAAGAAGATCGAGGAGCACTACCTTACCCTCTCCGAGACAAAGGAGATCCTCGAACGCAGAAGGGCCCAGGGGATTGAGGAAAACCCCGAGGAGCCGATGTTTTACGAGGCAAGGGTCAGCCTCGAGCACGCTGAAAGGTTCGCCAAACTGAAGCCCGAGCAGGCTAGGGAGCTGAAGGAAAAGCTCCTCGACCTCTTCGAGTGGATGGACGAGAGGATAGCGGCGAAGCTCGTTGACCTCCTCCCCGAGGACTACTTTGACATCCGCGTGATATTCGCCAAGGAGGAGTATATGCCCACGAGGGAAGAGGCCGAGGAGATAATCAAGCTCCTCGACGAATACAGGCCGGTTGAGTAA
- a CDS encoding DUF655 domain-containing protein yields MDYTRRHPYRESLQKKRHNKEYEEYAYVLDYLPEGYTDISTGRRTGKPVAQVIGEKAFTLLEVTPKSDLMLYERVFIGKGDRDKILMINKKIGYDELTATAKAELPYVVKEIVKNNEERFVKFFNIAPPITNRLHSLELLPGIGKKLMWEILDERKKEPFKSFEDLKNRVKGLHDPCEMIAKRIVEEIEGKDRYRLFVGSRRLFRE; encoded by the coding sequence ATGGACTACACGAGACGCCATCCCTATAGGGAAAGCCTTCAGAAAAAGAGGCACAATAAGGAGTACGAGGAGTACGCGTACGTTCTGGATTACCTCCCTGAAGGCTACACGGATATAAGCACCGGAAGGCGAACCGGAAAACCCGTCGCCCAGGTTATCGGAGAGAAGGCGTTCACCCTGCTCGAAGTCACGCCAAAATCAGACCTGATGCTCTATGAGAGGGTCTTCATAGGCAAGGGAGACAGGGATAAAATCCTCATGATAAACAAGAAGATAGGCTACGACGAACTCACCGCCACTGCAAAGGCCGAGCTTCCCTATGTTGTCAAAGAGATCGTGAAGAACAACGAGGAGCGCTTCGTCAAGTTCTTCAACATCGCCCCACCAATAACCAACAGGCTCCACAGCCTTGAGCTCCTGCCAGGAATAGGCAAAAAGCTCATGTGGGAGATCCTGGACGAGAGAAAGAAGGAGCCGTTTAAGAGCTTCGAAGACCTCAAGAACAGGGTCAAGGGCCTGCATGATCCCTGCGAGATGATAGCAAAGAGAATCGTGGAAGAGATAGAAGGCAAAGATCGTTACAGGCTCTTTGTGGGATCAAGGAGGCTCTTTAGGGAATGA